From Nicotiana tabacum cultivar K326 chromosome 22, ASM71507v2, whole genome shotgun sequence, one genomic window encodes:
- the LOC107789279 gene encoding zinc finger BED domain-containing protein RICESLEEPER 2-like gives MAAVITNCLLDWGLKNVFTITVDNASSNDVSIREVPKQLTTWGTKIMNGKHLYVRCMAHILNLIVQDGLKEIDVSIKRVRQDVRYIRLFPARIRKFKEYCESQKLTSKRTLCLDVSTRWNSTYMMLDTAQQFELAFDKYSFFDTELLHHFRTYLCENGTSAGDLTSADWDNVRTMVKFLETFYFLTLRVSGSIYVTSNVYFVQICELDLILKEWMEHEDASLKEMAKKIKEKFVKYWGEPEKMNNMIIIASILDPSNKLDYVPFAIVRMFGEKEGEKLILEVKNYINSLFDYYVKKISKGSTSASSGNTTTTVTGYGSFLKRGTMRTKLKFEKYKEVTGGLGAKSELDRYLAEDIEPETDEFKILKWWKINEPRFSILAEMARNVLVIPISSVASECAFSTGGHILDSFRSSLTPKLVQSLICLQDWLRSEPIPIKVEEDLEYLEQLKLGNYFIFCIYYITNSLLNTDA, from the coding sequence ATGGCGGCGGTTATTACTAATTGCTTGCTTGATTGGGGTTTGAAAAATGTATTTACTATAACGGTAGATAATGCTAGTTCCAATGATGTCTCAATAAGAGAAGTGCCTAAACAATTGACTACTTGGGGAACTAAAATAATGAATGGTAAACACCTGTATGTTAGATGTATGGCTCACATACTTAATCTCATTGTACAAGATGGGTTGAAAGAAATTGATGTTTCTATCAAGAGAGTTAGACAAGATGTGAGATACATTAGACTATTTCCCGCTAGGATTAGAAAGTTTAAAGAATATTGTGAATCTCAAAAGTTAACTTCCAAGAGAACATTATGCTTAGATGTTTCTACTCGATGGAACTCTACATACATGATGTTAGACACAGCACAACAATTTGAGCTtgcatttgataaatatagttTCTTTGATACTGAATTGTTGCATCATTTTCGTACCTATCTATGTGAAAATGGAACTAGTGCAGGTGATCTCACAAGTGCTGACTGGGATAATGTGAGAACAATGGTAAAATTTCTTGAAActttttattttcttactttGAGGGTCTCTGGTTCTATTTATGTCACTTCCAATGTATATTTTGTTCAAATTTGTGAGCTTGATCTTATTTTGAAAGAGTGGATGGAACATGAAGATGCTAGTTTGAAAGAAAtggcaaaaaaaataaaagaaaaatttgtcaagTATTGGGGTGAACCTGAAAAAATGAACAATATGATCATTATTGCATCAATTTTGGATCCCTCTAACAAGCTTGACTATGTTCCTTTTGCAATTGTGAGGATGTTTGGAGAAAAAGAAGGGGAGAAATTGATTTTAGAAgtgaaaaattatataaattctttatttgattattatgtaaagaaaatttcaaaaggaTCTACATCTGCTTCATCTGGAAACACAACAACTACTGTGACTGGTTATGGTAGCTTTTTGAAAAGGGGAACAATGAGAACGAAattgaaatttgagaaatataAGGAAGTGACAGGAGGTTTAGGTGCTAAATCAGAGTTAGATAGATATCTTGCTGAAGATATTGAGCCTGAAACGGATGAGTTTAAAATCTTAAAGTGGTGGAAAATTAATGAGCCTAGATTTTCCATTCTTGCGGAGATGGCTCGTAATGTGTTAGTCATTCCTATTTCAAGTGTTGCATCAGAATGTGCATTCAGTACTGGAGGTCACATTCTTGACTCGTTTAGGAGTTCGTTGACGCCTAAACTGGTGCAATCTCTTATTTGTCTTCAAGATTGGCTTAGAAGTGAACCTATTCCTATTAAAGTTGAGGAAGACTTGGAATATCTAGAACAACTGAAACTTggtaattattttatattttgcattTATTATATTACAAATAGTTTACTTAACACTGATGCATGA